The following proteins are encoded in a genomic region of Xanthomonas cassavae CFBP 4642:
- a CDS encoding AraC family transcriptional regulator — protein MVQGKIAEHSLSMVYEPMINLILRGGKSMTVGSQTLHYDPATYFVMSVDLPAVGVVHADAEGRPYLAVSLTLSAQVIGRLLEDVPAELHAHRSTATSGQSFSVATVTSELMDAWVRLLGLMERPLEIPALAPVYEREILYRVLQGPHGHMLRDIATPESLLGRIRLAIQWMRAHYAMPLRIGMLAERAAMSESAFHRHFKAVTALSPLQFQKQLRLLQARHLLATQGLSVTTAAMEVGYESTTQFAREYARSFGLPPSQDVARIVAGFRATTSSQ, from the coding sequence ATGGTCCAGGGCAAGATCGCGGAGCATTCGCTGTCGATGGTCTACGAGCCGATGATCAACCTGATCCTGCGCGGCGGGAAATCGATGACGGTCGGCAGCCAGACGCTGCACTACGACCCTGCGACCTATTTCGTGATGAGCGTCGACCTGCCTGCGGTCGGCGTGGTCCACGCCGATGCAGAAGGACGTCCCTATCTGGCCGTTTCGCTGACCCTGTCCGCACAGGTGATCGGCCGCCTGCTGGAAGACGTGCCGGCCGAGCTACATGCCCACAGGAGCACTGCCACCTCCGGTCAGTCCTTCTCGGTCGCAACGGTGACGTCAGAATTGATGGATGCCTGGGTGCGACTGCTGGGCTTGATGGAGCGGCCATTGGAGATCCCGGCGCTGGCGCCGGTCTATGAGCGCGAAATCCTGTATCGCGTGCTGCAGGGCCCGCATGGGCACATGCTGCGCGATATCGCCACCCCGGAATCCCTGCTGGGCCGGATCCGGCTGGCGATCCAGTGGATGCGCGCTCATTACGCCATGCCCTTGCGCATAGGGATGCTGGCCGAGCGCGCGGCGATGAGCGAGTCCGCATTTCATCGCCACTTCAAGGCGGTTACCGCACTCAGCCCGCTTCAGTTCCAGAAACAGCTGCGTTTGCTGCAGGCGCGCCATCTATTGGCCACGCAAGGCCTCAGCGTCACCACTGCGGCAATGGAAGTGGGTTACGAAAGCACTACGCAGTTCGCTCGGGAATATGCGCGCAGCTTCGGCCTGCCACCGTCACAGGATGTTGCACGCATCGTTGCCGGCTTTCGCGCAACGACGTCATCGCAATAG
- a CDS encoding SDR family NAD(P)-dependent oxidoreductase → MGVIVITGGSRGIGASTARECARRGMGVILTYNSQADAAAEVVHDIEGMGARAVALRLDVGQLSGFGAFHQAVVQQLKEHWQCETLSGLVNNAGHGLFNPIETATEQQFDALCNVHLKGPFFLTQQLLPLLEQGASIVNLTSATTRVATAGVAPYAACKGGLEVLTRYMAQEFGGRGIRVNAVSPGAIRTELGGGVDAAFESLLASRTALDRIGEPDDVARVIAMLLSTDGQWINGQSIDVSGGYIL, encoded by the coding sequence ATGGGCGTGATCGTTATCACTGGCGGAAGTCGCGGTATCGGCGCAAGCACTGCGCGGGAATGTGCACGGCGCGGAATGGGCGTCATCCTGACCTACAACAGCCAGGCCGATGCGGCCGCAGAGGTGGTGCATGACATCGAAGGCATGGGCGCGCGCGCGGTGGCGTTACGCCTGGATGTCGGCCAGCTCTCAGGCTTTGGTGCATTCCACCAGGCGGTGGTCCAGCAGCTGAAAGAACATTGGCAGTGCGAGACCTTGTCCGGGCTGGTCAACAATGCCGGGCACGGCCTCTTCAACCCGATCGAGACGGCGACCGAGCAGCAGTTCGATGCACTATGCAATGTGCATCTCAAGGGCCCTTTTTTCCTGACCCAGCAGCTGCTGCCGTTACTGGAGCAGGGAGCATCGATCGTCAACCTGACCAGTGCCACGACGCGCGTGGCCACTGCGGGTGTCGCGCCGTATGCCGCGTGCAAGGGTGGATTGGAGGTTCTGACGCGCTACATGGCGCAGGAGTTCGGCGGGCGAGGAATCCGCGTCAACGCTGTGTCGCCTGGTGCCATCCGGACCGAGCTGGGCGGCGGCGTGGACGCCGCGTTCGAGTCCTTGCTTGCATCCAGGACCGCGCTCGATCGCATCGGAGAGCCCGACGATGTCGCGCGCGTGATCGCAATGCTGCTGTCCACCGATGGGCAATGGATCAACGGGCAATCGATCGACGTTTCCGGCGGTTACATCCTCTAG
- a CDS encoding nuclear transport factor 2 family protein has protein sequence MTSTMKKHSIKRSMSFTRSSAQKDARQSVAIALVAATNAFDTDAAVALFAPAALIDDPSTEQVFHGRRGIRKYIESYFVGYDTVARILALNHADELCSRLRLDFTGDFGHEIGQMVLRFDAGGLIVHLHAELE, from the coding sequence ATGACCAGTACAATGAAGAAGCACTCGATAAAAAGATCAATGTCTTTCACCAGGTCTAGCGCGCAGAAGGACGCACGCCAATCGGTGGCCATAGCGCTTGTTGCCGCAACCAATGCTTTTGACACAGACGCCGCAGTTGCTCTTTTTGCGCCTGCCGCTCTGATCGACGACCCATCGACAGAACAGGTATTCCATGGCCGTCGCGGCATTCGTAAGTACATCGAAAGCTATTTCGTCGGCTACGACACGGTCGCCCGGATACTCGCATTGAACCACGCAGATGAGCTGTGTAGCCGCCTTCGACTCGATTTCACTGGCGACTTCGGACATGAGATTGGCCAAATGGTGTTGAGATTCGATGCGGGCGGATTGATCGTGCATCTCCATGCGGAGCTTGAGTAG
- a CDS encoding phosphatidylserine decarboxylase family protein codes for MPGVTAPLLDVHYQCSFGALAGYLPEDRSGLTAWHALIREKADRLRSAQGPGYVNKAVQDMADLIDANGIVRMYVTEAIDQTGAFTKNISSIQDMLAQLDVICTTAPEYNVDKNARVLFPMSALFVDMMATPAGKALFRLASFNEALRAILKTWAAYLDSQASCWVLNRDPNVGWLGTAAIAEFKLADFVIDWDAEHGGFQSYNDFFHREIQASCRPLAGEGDASIITSPNDGTVYRIATDVQQSAVFWIKEQSYSLQDMLANPDAALLQRFVGGTVVQIFLSGADYHRWHAPVDGVVTYENVNGLLFSENEDSSFDPDAGVTSQVYGSAVNNRGIVSIAADDARLGTVFVMPIGITEISSLTQTAANGQHVSKGDELGYFNYGGSTLCLVFEKSVALNFGTLQPNQTIDVNAQLARLNTPV; via the coding sequence ATGCCTGGCGTTACCGCACCGTTGTTGGACGTGCACTATCAATGCAGCTTCGGCGCGCTGGCCGGATATCTTCCGGAAGACCGCAGCGGATTGACCGCGTGGCACGCGCTCATTCGCGAAAAAGCTGACCGGCTACGCAGCGCTCAAGGACCTGGCTACGTCAATAAGGCAGTGCAGGACATGGCCGACCTGATTGACGCCAACGGCATCGTGCGCATGTATGTCACCGAGGCTATCGACCAGACCGGTGCTTTTACGAAGAACATTTCCTCCATCCAGGACATGTTGGCCCAGCTCGATGTCATCTGCACCACGGCGCCCGAATACAACGTCGACAAGAACGCACGGGTTCTGTTCCCGATGTCGGCGCTGTTTGTCGACATGATGGCAACGCCCGCAGGCAAAGCCCTCTTCCGACTCGCATCGTTCAATGAAGCACTGAGGGCGATTCTGAAGACTTGGGCGGCGTATCTCGACAGCCAGGCCAGCTGCTGGGTGCTCAACCGAGATCCCAATGTCGGCTGGCTAGGCACAGCCGCCATCGCCGAATTCAAGCTTGCCGATTTTGTCATCGACTGGGACGCCGAGCACGGCGGCTTTCAATCCTACAATGACTTTTTTCATCGCGAAATTCAGGCCAGTTGTCGCCCGCTAGCTGGGGAAGGCGACGCCAGCATCATCACCTCGCCCAACGACGGCACGGTGTATCGCATCGCAACCGACGTGCAACAGAGCGCCGTGTTCTGGATCAAGGAGCAGAGCTACTCCTTGCAGGACATGCTCGCCAACCCGGATGCAGCTCTGCTGCAGCGCTTTGTGGGAGGCACGGTGGTGCAGATCTTCTTGAGTGGAGCGGACTATCACCGCTGGCATGCGCCGGTCGATGGCGTGGTCACTTACGAGAATGTCAACGGACTACTTTTCAGCGAAAACGAAGACAGCAGCTTCGATCCGGACGCAGGTGTGACATCGCAGGTCTATGGATCGGCAGTCAATAATCGAGGCATTGTCTCCATTGCTGCCGACGACGCGCGCCTGGGCACCGTCTTCGTGATGCCGATCGGCATCACGGAAATCTCCTCACTGACGCAGACTGCTGCCAATGGCCAGCACGTCAGCAAAGGCGATGAGCTGGGCTACTTCAACTACGGCGGCTCAACGCTTTGCCTGGTGTTCGAGAAAAGCGTGGCACTGAACTTCGGCACCCTGCAACCGAACCAGACCATCGACGTTAATGCACAGCTTGCAAGATTAAACACACCTGTTTGA
- a CDS encoding DNA-binding domain-containing protein, translating into MLSSPTGRQSATPLGEVQRWMLTATTHAAGLKEGLRSALAGQGLDLHTLVATPAGVDPHARLAIYANGYWLRLIECLQCDYPALSRLLGQELFAFFARAYLREHPSRSPTLHALGAGLPHFLRASQRSRPGQQRQRFPLELAWIERALSEASRARGLEDADVDTRMNAAVLAMGVPCVVRLPATTRLTVVSHTPESFRRWLSGERPNEFPIAGHTFLTVHRHRYRVGIEPLTDWQFFALRHAARRPRTLIECAQAAARRTGRTAGELHALLALWLPTAQASSLVELTSPSATTEPTDL; encoded by the coding sequence ATGCTTAGTTCTCCAACGGGCCGCCAGAGCGCCACGCCGCTTGGCGAGGTGCAACGCTGGATGCTGACGGCAACCACACATGCGGCTGGGCTGAAAGAAGGTCTTAGATCCGCGCTTGCCGGACAGGGCCTGGATCTCCACACACTCGTTGCTACGCCTGCTGGTGTCGATCCGCATGCACGGCTGGCTATCTACGCCAATGGCTATTGGCTCAGGCTGATCGAATGCCTGCAATGCGACTATCCAGCGCTATCGCGCCTGCTTGGCCAGGAACTGTTCGCGTTCTTCGCACGCGCGTACCTGAGGGAACATCCCTCACGCTCTCCCACTTTGCATGCGCTGGGTGCAGGTCTCCCCCACTTTCTTCGTGCCTCGCAACGGTCTCGCCCCGGGCAGCAACGCCAACGCTTTCCGCTCGAGCTGGCTTGGATCGAGCGGGCACTCTCCGAGGCCAGCCGCGCGCGGGGACTGGAAGACGCAGACGTCGATACACGGATGAATGCAGCGGTGCTCGCAATGGGAGTGCCCTGCGTTGTGCGCCTGCCTGCGACCACCAGGCTGACCGTCGTGTCTCACACACCGGAGAGCTTTCGGAGGTGGCTGTCGGGCGAACGCCCGAATGAATTCCCCATCGCTGGCCACACCTTCCTTACCGTGCACCGTCACCGCTACCGCGTCGGGATTGAACCGCTCACCGACTGGCAATTCTTCGCCTTGCGCCACGCGGCGCGCCGTCCGCGCACGCTCATCGAATGCGCACAGGCGGCGGCACGCCGCACTGGACGAACGGCAGGCGAACTGCACGCCCTGCTTGCGCTATGGCTGCCCACTGCTCAGGCATCGAGCCTGGTGGAGCTGACGTCCCCATCAGCAACCACTGAACCCACCGACCTATAG
- a CDS encoding DUF692 domain-containing protein — protein sequence MEWFEIISENYLDDAGYQRAMLSKLAVEVPIVMHGVSLSIGSNTPLDTAYLHKLKQLAEDINAVWVSDHLCWTGLGSHNSHDLLPLPFNAESLVHVRDRVLQVQDVLGRALVLENPSSYVQFQTSTMPEWEFLSRLAESTGCGILLDVNNVYVSAHNHRFDPEVYLRSLPHQQVVQIHLAGPTQYGDCLVDTHDQPVPARVWELYALAQQLTGGVSTLLEWDANLPDYDGLLRELDKARQVMEGSMPATATPVAAEQAVSTPLHHPQVERLDA from the coding sequence GTGGAGTGGTTCGAAATCATTTCCGAGAACTATCTCGACGACGCCGGCTACCAGCGAGCCATGTTGAGCAAGCTGGCGGTCGAGGTCCCCATCGTGATGCATGGCGTCAGCTTGTCGATCGGTTCGAACACCCCGCTCGACACCGCTTACCTGCACAAGCTCAAACAGCTTGCGGAAGACATCAACGCCGTCTGGGTGTCCGATCATCTGTGCTGGACCGGACTCGGTTCGCACAACTCGCATGACCTGCTCCCCCTGCCCTTCAATGCAGAGTCGCTCGTTCATGTGCGCGATCGGGTTTTGCAGGTGCAGGACGTGCTCGGCAGAGCGCTGGTGCTGGAAAACCCATCCAGCTATGTGCAGTTCCAGACGTCGACCATGCCGGAGTGGGAGTTTCTGTCACGCCTGGCCGAGAGCACCGGTTGCGGCATCCTGCTGGACGTCAACAATGTCTATGTGAGTGCTCACAACCATCGCTTCGACCCAGAGGTGTATCTTCGCTCGCTGCCGCATCAACAGGTGGTGCAGATCCACCTGGCAGGACCGACGCAATACGGCGACTGCCTGGTCGACACGCACGACCAACCCGTGCCCGCCCGCGTGTGGGAGCTATATGCACTTGCGCAGCAACTGACCGGCGGCGTCTCGACACTGCTGGAATGGGACGCCAACTTGCCTGACTACGACGGGCTCCTGCGCGAGCTGGACAAGGCGCGCCAGGTCATGGAAGGCAGCATGCCGGCAACGGCAACTCCGGTGGCAGCCGAGCAAGCAGTTTCCACGCCCCTCCACCATCCCCAGGTGGAGCGTCTGGATGCTTAG
- a CDS encoding ferritin-like domain-containing protein: MSATETHALSGVISSTPRQIVNQPLSNLDADKAALQALVQAAVNVELFTVPLYMCTMKSIQGTHAINANGISYYKGRRWPGMATGTLPVGAPPETTAPQRAYNLLFSVFIDEMLHLQMAANLCGAVGVTPTFNSPLLQDANHNWICYGPSQTVIPHIIDLQDLEDGTVGSGLTVDLAGLTDAQVALFTVIEENHDTARVKIKPSVLETTYFPTVPFNGWTATNTEVDLPKFGTIGWMYFCIFQYITLKYEDGQTLWEKVFAGPTGQRDLFNGVTSKIQKEYPQLNTQITETQSLAAAAQAIYMMYAICDQGEGGIDWQTTSAFLGMIHERALETGATLATLNSVIVQFQPDEAALANNYPSYTDSGEPAPSADAAARSSNGGQDHYERFEQLLDLVDQVETWSEWHAVSGNVWTEALLTGADFDPATAPTTIPKPSEVATALNNLKLVDPVGLDNVAQGALAGITTVLTKSWGDLSVDFPFPSMVGSGDRMGLYWAVYGSAPTLRQGVAAQPISALQHACQGLALDASGGNCAAPAIYHSCKGSNTCATQGGCGFAHSVSGGGNCSQSIGGRGGCGQSAPRAAAVGGSCGLPDFFSAPADNKCAGLGGCAVPISASQLYPTAGTMELFDFTGSDNTPTPIAELPFAVGDSVYDIAWQAFEKVMANRQLPPGTKPNPTDLRIALPPST, encoded by the coding sequence ATGAGCGCGACCGAAACGCATGCCCTATCGGGAGTCATTTCCAGCACTCCCCGCCAGATCGTCAACCAGCCCCTTTCGAACCTCGACGCCGACAAAGCCGCACTGCAGGCCTTGGTCCAGGCTGCGGTGAATGTAGAGCTCTTCACCGTGCCGCTGTATATGTGCACGATGAAATCCATCCAGGGCACGCACGCGATCAATGCCAACGGCATTTCCTATTACAAAGGCCGCCGCTGGCCGGGCATGGCGACCGGAACGCTACCGGTGGGCGCTCCGCCTGAGACGACTGCTCCGCAACGCGCCTATAACTTGCTGTTCTCCGTGTTTATCGATGAGATGCTGCATCTTCAGATGGCCGCAAATCTGTGTGGCGCGGTCGGTGTTACCCCGACGTTCAACAGCCCGCTGCTCCAGGACGCCAACCACAACTGGATCTGCTACGGCCCGTCGCAAACCGTCATTCCGCATATCATCGATCTGCAAGACCTGGAAGACGGCACAGTGGGTAGCGGATTGACTGTCGACCTTGCAGGATTGACGGACGCGCAAGTGGCGCTGTTTACGGTGATCGAGGAAAACCACGATACTGCACGCGTCAAGATCAAGCCCTCGGTGCTTGAAACAACCTATTTCCCGACCGTGCCGTTCAATGGCTGGACTGCGACGAATACGGAAGTGGACCTGCCGAAATTCGGGACCATCGGCTGGATGTATTTTTGCATCTTCCAATACATCACGCTCAAATACGAAGACGGCCAGACCTTGTGGGAAAAGGTGTTTGCAGGCCCCACAGGTCAGCGCGATTTGTTCAATGGCGTCACCAGCAAGATCCAAAAAGAATACCCGCAGCTCAACACCCAGATCACCGAAACGCAGTCCCTGGCCGCCGCAGCGCAGGCCATCTACATGATGTATGCCATCTGCGATCAAGGCGAAGGTGGGATCGACTGGCAAACCACCAGCGCGTTCCTGGGCATGATCCACGAGCGCGCACTGGAGACGGGCGCCACGCTTGCGACCCTCAACAGCGTGATCGTGCAGTTCCAGCCCGACGAAGCGGCATTAGCCAACAACTATCCGTCCTACACCGATAGCGGTGAGCCCGCCCCCTCGGCAGATGCGGCTGCGCGATCGAGCAATGGCGGGCAGGATCATTACGAGCGCTTCGAGCAACTGCTTGATCTGGTCGACCAGGTGGAGACGTGGAGTGAATGGCACGCAGTGTCCGGCAACGTCTGGACAGAGGCGCTGCTCACCGGTGCCGACTTCGACCCCGCCACCGCACCGACCACCATCCCCAAGCCGTCGGAGGTGGCGACTGCGCTCAACAACTTGAAGCTGGTTGATCCGGTCGGGTTGGACAATGTCGCACAGGGCGCGCTTGCCGGCATCACCACCGTGCTGACCAAATCCTGGGGCGATCTGTCTGTCGACTTCCCGTTCCCTTCCATGGTCGGTTCGGGTGACCGCATGGGGTTGTATTGGGCCGTGTATGGCAGCGCGCCAACCCTGCGGCAAGGAGTGGCGGCGCAGCCGATCAGCGCCCTGCAACATGCCTGCCAGGGCCTGGCACTGGATGCATCCGGCGGGAACTGTGCGGCGCCGGCCATCTATCACAGCTGCAAGGGCTCCAACACCTGCGCCACCCAGGGAGGCTGCGGTTTTGCTCATTCGGTGAGCGGAGGCGGCAACTGCTCGCAGTCGATCGGAGGACGCGGCGGCTGTGGCCAATCTGCGCCACGTGCTGCTGCGGTAGGTGGCAGCTGCGGTCTGCCGGACTTCTTCAGCGCGCCCGCAGACAACAAATGCGCAGGGTTGGGTGGATGCGCCGTGCCCATTTCCGCCTCGCAGCTGTATCCCACCGCCGGCACGATGGAACTGTTCGATTTCACTGGTTCGGATAATACTCCCACGCCAATAGCGGAACTGCCCTTCGCTGTGGGCGATTCGGTCTACGATATCGCATGGCAGGCGTTCGAGAAGGTCATGGCCAACCGCCAACTGCCGCCTGGCACCAAGCCCAATCCGACGGACCTGCGCATTGCCCTACCGCCTTCCACCTGA
- a CDS encoding DUF3693 domain-containing protein has translation MDTINKLLDTARKACSRDSDNSVALSLGVSRNSVSVWRKGGKITDTHLMALIELAQADPALAVKVRQEEAASPAEKKAWSALWDRLSPVTTVIGALALVAVGMHAGAHEALLAALSPVVITDPLYIMRNVLECGMNSDVAGLEPGSSAQVEVSARLIVQGQRLN, from the coding sequence GTGGACACCATAAATAAATTACTTGACACGGCGCGCAAAGCATGCTCGCGCGACTCAGACAACAGTGTTGCGCTGTCGCTTGGCGTGTCGCGGAATTCGGTTTCGGTGTGGCGCAAAGGCGGCAAGATCACAGACACACACCTAATGGCGCTCATTGAACTGGCACAGGCCGATCCGGCGTTGGCCGTGAAGGTGCGCCAGGAAGAGGCAGCATCGCCGGCAGAGAAGAAGGCGTGGAGTGCGCTGTGGGACAGACTGTCCCCGGTCACTACGGTGATCGGGGCGCTCGCACTGGTGGCAGTCGGCATGCACGCAGGGGCGCATGAGGCGCTGCTGGCGGCCCTCTCGCCGGTCGTGATAACCGACCCTCTATACATTATGCGAAATGTATTGGAGTGCGGCATGAACTCGGATGTGGCAGGTCTGGAACCGGGCTCAAGCGCTCAGGTCGAAGTCAGTGCGAGACTCATCGTTCAAGGCCAACGACTGAATTGA
- a CDS encoding rolling circle replication-associated protein, producing MQEQPTQSRELSAFDASVGVMQAATRRTEIAAEKIQKNKRVVGTSVREFDAAHPIALTAEGQRAALALGLVHYKTSDTRASSTGTVTIEIDPLQARAQRLRKSVITGARLHDQEAKKGSFRGAWYFLTLTYRDGSDSSPRDVSELFKRMRGHFNRLKSGRARWNRESFRYVWVGELTQRFRPHYHVMLWVPTGMYFGKVDQRGWWPHGTTQIEKARNCVGYLAKYASKFTALTAGAFPKGFRTHGIGGLDTESKRELRWWKAPKDAREALGGEADIRKVKGGWFDRLTGEFWPSPWKVTFIFGRTFAWKVVQL from the coding sequence ATGCAGGAACAGCCCACGCAATCGCGTGAGTTGTCCGCTTTCGATGCATCTGTTGGCGTCATGCAGGCCGCTACGCGCCGCACTGAAATCGCCGCAGAGAAGATCCAAAAGAACAAGCGTGTGGTCGGCACAAGCGTGCGTGAGTTCGACGCTGCCCATCCGATCGCATTGACCGCTGAGGGCCAGCGCGCAGCGCTGGCCCTTGGGCTTGTCCATTACAAAACAAGTGACACGCGGGCCTCTTCGACCGGCACCGTGACCATCGAAATCGACCCGCTGCAAGCGCGGGCGCAACGGCTGCGAAAGTCCGTGATTACCGGAGCACGTCTGCATGACCAGGAAGCGAAAAAAGGCTCCTTCCGTGGTGCGTGGTATTTCCTCACGCTCACCTACCGTGATGGAAGCGACAGCAGCCCTCGTGACGTTAGCGAACTATTTAAACGCATGCGCGGCCACTTCAATCGCCTTAAATCTGGGCGCGCACGGTGGAACCGTGAAAGCTTTCGTTACGTATGGGTCGGAGAGCTCACCCAGCGATTCCGTCCGCACTACCACGTGATGCTGTGGGTTCCCACTGGCATGTATTTCGGCAAGGTCGATCAACGCGGCTGGTGGCCACATGGCACAACGCAAATTGAGAAAGCCCGCAACTGCGTCGGGTATCTCGCGAAATACGCGAGCAAGTTCACTGCCCTTACAGCTGGAGCTTTTCCCAAAGGCTTCCGCACCCATGGCATTGGTGGACTTGATACCGAATCCAAGCGCGAGTTGCGCTGGTGGAAAGCCCCGAAAGATGCGCGTGAAGCTCTCGGCGGGGAAGCGGATATCCGCAAAGTAAAGGGCGGATGGTTCGACAGGCTTACCGGAGAGTTCTGGCCGTCTCCGTGGAAAGTCACATTCATTTTCGGCCGGACATTCGCCTGGAAGGTAGTCCAACTATGA
- a CDS encoding single-stranded DNA-binding protein yields MKVQVMSSAVAVRSFPAREGKPATHFREQTAAVLREGDFPLPFTIGLDEDQPPYGEGFYIIDPKSLQNNKFGGLEFGRRIRLVPDLTARLQQQPAKAG; encoded by the coding sequence ATGAAAGTCCAAGTCATGAGTTCCGCTGTCGCTGTTCGTTCCTTCCCTGCGCGCGAGGGTAAGCCCGCGACGCATTTCCGTGAGCAGACCGCAGCGGTGTTGCGGGAGGGAGATTTCCCGCTGCCGTTCACCATTGGCCTTGATGAGGATCAACCCCCTTACGGCGAGGGCTTTTACATCATCGATCCCAAGTCGTTGCAGAACAATAAATTCGGCGGTCTCGAGTTTGGCCGTCGCATCCGGCTGGTGCCTGATCTCACTGCAAGGCTGCAACAGCAGCCCGCAAAGGCCGGCTAA